A stretch of the Denticeps clupeoides chromosome 6, fDenClu1.1, whole genome shotgun sequence genome encodes the following:
- the LOC114792016 gene encoding coronin-6-like produces the protein MSRSIVRQSKFRHVFGQAGKAEQCYDDIRVSKVTWDSSFCAVNPKFLAVIVEASGGGAFLVLPLSKVGRLDKNHPLVIGHSGPVLDIDWCPHNDNILASCSEDCTAMVWQIPDHTPTRPMSEPIVVLEGHSKRVGIVSWHPTARNILLSAGSDNLIIIWNVGTGEPLIIMEDHPDLIYNVSWNRNGSLFCTTCKDRRLRVCDPRKREVVAERLAPHEGIRPMRAIFTREGNIFTTGFTRMSQRELGLWDPTNFEEPIAVLELDTSNGVLLPYYDPDTNMVYLCGKGDSSIRYFEITDEPPYVHYVSTFSSKEPQRGMGFMPKRGVDVSKCEIARLYKLHERKCEPIMMTVPRKSDLFQDDLYPDTAGPDPAIEPEDWLEGRDEDPILVSLRDGYTPPKSRELKVAKKNVLDSRATPQRSLSSCDGTNLPPQLLEKLLEEIQNLKATVLSQEKRICDLENKLSKYTNGTV, from the exons ATGAGTCGCAGCATTGTGCGCCAGAGTAAGTTCAGGCACGTTTTTGGCCAGGCTGGCAAAGCTGAGCAGTGCTACGATGACATTCGCGTTTCCAAGGTGACCTGGGACAGCTCCTTTTGCGCCGTTAACCCCAAGTTCCTCGCTGTGATTGTGGAGGCCAGCGGTGGAGGCGCTTTTCTGGTTCTTCCTCTATCTAAG GTGGGCCGACTGGATAAGAACCATCCCCTTGTAATTGGACACTCTGGCCCTGTACTGGACATTGACTGGTGCCCACATAATGACAACATCCTGGCCAGTTGTTCTGAGGACTGTACCGCCATG GTGTGGCAGATCCCGGATCACACCCCCACTCGCCCTATGTCGGAGCCAATCGTGGTGCTGGAGGGTCACTCTAAACGAGTGGGTATTGTCAGTTGGCACCCGACTGCCCGCAACATCCTCCTCAGTGCTG GCAGTGATAATCTGATCATTATATGGAACGTTGGGACTGGTGAGCCCCTCATCATCATGGAGGACCACCCCGACCTCATTTACAATGTCAGCTGGAACCGCAACGGTAGCTTATTTTGCACAACCTGCAAAGACCGCAGACTTCGGGTCTGTGACCCACGCAAGAGAGAGGTGGTAGCG GAAAGACTTGCACCACATGAGGGCATACGACCAATGCGAGCCATCTTCACACGAGAAGGCAACATCTTCACAACCGGTTTCACAAGAATGAGCCAGAGAGAGCTGGGCTTGTGGGATCcg ACTAATTTTGAGGAGCCCATCGCTGTACTGGAGTTGGACACGAGTAATGGGGTTCTTCTTCCATACTATGACCCAGACACCAACATGGTATACCTATGTGGGAAG GGTGACAGCAGCATTCGTTATTTTGAGATCACAGATGAACCCCCGTACGTGCACTATGTCAGTACATTCAGCAGCAAGGAGCCACAGAGAGGGATGGGCTTCATGCCCAAGAGAGGTGTTGATGTCAGCAAGTGTGAAATTGCAAG GCTGTATAAACTACATGAGAGAAAGTGCGAGCCCATTATGATGACTGTTCCCAGAAAG TCAGATCTTTTCCAGGATGACCTGTACCCAGACACAGCAGGTCCCGATCCTGCAATAGAGCCAGAAGATTGGTTAGAGGGCCGAGATGAGGACCCCATCCTGGTGTCCTTGAGAGATGGATACACCCCCCCAAAGAGCCGAGAGCTCAAAGTAGCCAAAAAGAACGTTCTAGACTCCAGAGCCACACCACAGAGGAGCCTGTCGTCCTGTGATGGGACAAACCTACCG CCCCAACTCTTGGAGAAGTTGTTGGAAGAGATTCAGAATCTGAAGGCCACAGTTCTCTCACAGGAGAAGCGAATTTGTGATTTAGAGAATAAACTCTCCAAGTACACCAATGGCACTGTCTGA